One genomic window of Desulfuromonas sp. AOP6 includes the following:
- a CDS encoding undecaprenyl-diphosphate phosphatase, which yields MTLLQAIFLGFIQGLSEFLPISSSGHLAIAQHYMTDFHQPGVLFDVLLHVGTMVAVIFYFRREIILLAISPFRSDEEAAIYRRLLLLLIAASVPTAIIGLTFQDFFEGLFENMVVVGSMLLVSGILLFLAERFRRQGRKEAALTLSDALVVGVVQGLAIIPGISRSGSTIATLLFKGVDGETAARFSFLMALPAVFGAALLSLRDLSAVPAGDLPLYLAGAGIAFITGLLSIHFLMAIIRRRRLFYFAIYCWLVGSLVLTLSL from the coding sequence ATGACTCTACTTCAGGCCATTTTCCTCGGCTTTATCCAGGGCCTCAGCGAATTTCTCCCCATCTCCTCCTCGGGGCACCTGGCCATTGCCCAGCACTACATGACGGACTTTCATCAGCCGGGCGTCCTCTTCGACGTGCTGCTGCATGTCGGCACCATGGTCGCCGTCATCTTCTACTTCCGCCGCGAGATCATCCTGCTGGCTATCTCCCCCTTCCGCAGCGACGAAGAGGCTGCCATCTACCGGCGCCTGCTGCTGCTCCTGATCGCCGCCAGCGTGCCAACGGCCATCATCGGCCTGACCTTTCAGGACTTCTTTGAGGGACTTTTTGAAAACATGGTCGTGGTCGGTTCGATGCTGCTGGTCTCGGGTATACTGCTCTTTCTGGCTGAACGCTTTCGCCGGCAGGGGCGCAAGGAGGCGGCTCTCACGCTGTCCGATGCCCTGGTGGTCGGCGTCGTACAGGGGCTGGCCATCATTCCGGGCATTTCACGCTCCGGCTCGACCATCGCCACCCTGCTTTTTAAAGGAGTCGATGGTGAGACGGCGGCCCGTTTTTCCTTTCTCATGGCCCTGCCCGCCGTTTTCGGCGCCGCCCTGCTTTCTCTGCGGGACCTATCAGCCGTTCCCGCCGGCGACCTTCCCCTTTACCTGGCTGGCGCGGGAATTGCATTTATTACGGGATTGCTGTCCATCCATTTCCTGATGGCCATCATCCGTCGCCGCCGGCTCTTCTATTTCGCCATCTACTGTTGGCTGGTCGGGAGCCTGGTTCTGACTCTCTCCCTGTAG
- a CDS encoding ribonuclease J: MSLHAPLHPDALRLLPLGGLGEIGLNMMAVECRGDILLIDCGLMFPEAYMMGIDLVIPDVTPLLERVKDIRGLVLTHGHEDHIGAIPFLLDTLGNPPIFGTPLTLGLLQNKLDEHHLLEKASLNPIEPGVAFTLGCFGIEPFRVAHSIVDGVGFAIRTPAGLVVHTGDFKLDLTPVDSQPTDLARLAAYGKEGVLLLLADSTNVEKEGYTLSERTVGEALQEIVPRCPGKVLVSTFSSNIHRIQQVADAAVAAGRQILVIGRSMVANIAIARQLGYLQMPDDILVDVGQARHLPADKLLIIATGSQGEPRSALSRIALDDHKQIKLEQGDTVILSSKFIPGNEKAISEVINHLYRRGAEVFYESTSEIHVSGHASREELKLVHSLIRPRYFVPVHGEYRHLVKHAQLAQSMGMAPSNTLVLENGTPLVLSRNGVTLEGKVETGRVFIDGKGVGDVGTMELRDRSHLANHGLVVVLLALNQASGRVIYGPELFSRGFVPEEESRPYLDEAAQAVSAMLAEHSLAAMTDWEELRVEVRKTLRRFFNKTIDRRPLILPVILEL; this comes from the coding sequence ATGAGTCTCCACGCCCCTCTGCATCCCGATGCCCTGCGCCTGCTCCCTTTGGGCGGACTCGGCGAAATCGGTCTGAACATGATGGCCGTCGAATGCCGCGGCGACATCCTCCTCATCGACTGCGGCCTGATGTTCCCGGAAGCCTACATGATGGGGATCGACCTGGTCATCCCCGACGTCACCCCCTTGCTGGAACGGGTGAAGGACATCCGCGGGCTGGTGCTGACCCACGGCCACGAGGATCACATCGGCGCCATTCCCTTTCTGCTCGACACCCTGGGCAATCCACCGATCTTCGGGACACCCCTCACCCTCGGGCTGCTGCAGAACAAGCTTGACGAACACCATCTGCTCGAAAAGGCGAGCCTGAACCCCATCGAACCCGGCGTGGCATTCACCCTGGGATGTTTCGGCATCGAGCCCTTCCGGGTTGCCCACTCCATCGTCGATGGCGTCGGCTTTGCCATTCGCACCCCGGCCGGCCTCGTCGTTCATACGGGCGACTTCAAGCTGGATCTGACCCCCGTCGACAGCCAGCCCACCGACCTGGCCCGCCTGGCGGCTTACGGAAAAGAAGGCGTCCTGCTGCTGCTGGCCGACTCCACCAACGTAGAAAAAGAGGGTTATACCCTGTCGGAACGCACCGTGGGCGAGGCCCTGCAGGAGATCGTGCCGCGCTGTCCGGGCAAGGTACTGGTCTCCACCTTTTCCTCCAACATCCACCGCATCCAGCAGGTGGCCGACGCCGCTGTAGCCGCGGGGCGCCAGATTCTGGTCATCGGCCGCAGCATGGTGGCCAACATCGCCATCGCCCGCCAGCTCGGCTATCTGCAAATGCCTGACGACATCCTCGTCGACGTCGGCCAGGCCCGCCATCTGCCGGCGGACAAGCTGCTCATCATCGCCACCGGCAGCCAAGGGGAGCCTCGCAGCGCGCTCTCACGCATCGCCCTGGATGACCACAAACAGATCAAGCTGGAGCAGGGCGACACGGTTATCCTCTCCTCCAAGTTCATCCCCGGCAACGAGAAGGCCATCAGCGAAGTGATCAACCATCTTTACCGGCGCGGTGCCGAGGTCTTCTATGAAAGCACCAGCGAGATCCACGTCTCTGGTCACGCCAGCCGGGAAGAACTTAAACTGGTGCACTCCCTGATTCGGCCGCGCTATTTCGTGCCTGTCCATGGCGAATATCGTCACCTGGTCAAACATGCCCAGCTCGCCCAGTCCATGGGCATGGCTCCGTCGAATACTCTGGTGCTGGAGAACGGTACCCCCCTGGTCCTCTCCCGCAACGGCGTCACCCTGGAAGGGAAGGTGGAAACGGGACGGGTTTTCATCGACGGCAAAGGGGTTGGCGACGTCGGCACCATGGAACTGCGCGACCGCAGCCATCTGGCCAACCATGGCCTGGTGGTGGTTCTCCTGGCCCTCAACCAGGCCAGCGGCCGCGTCATCTACGGCCCAGAGCTCTTCAGCCGCGGCTTCGTGCCGGAAGAGGAGAGCCGTCCCTATCTGGACGAGGCCGCGCAGGCCGTCAGCGCCATGCTGGCAGAACACAGCCTGGCCGCCATGACCGACTGGGAGGAACTGCGGGTGGAAGTGCGCAAGACCCTGCGCCGTTTTTTCAACAAGACCATCGACCGCCGACCTCTTATTTTGCCTGTCATCCTCGAACTCTGA
- a CDS encoding lysophospholipid acyltransferase family protein gives MFRTLIFWIVFIPWTLFVIVTGVPLSFINPDWLHAYAKIWARFGLVLIGGRLIVEGTENLDASRPVVYMPNHQSNVDILALFAGIPGQFRWMAKEELFRIPLFGYAMARTGYIPINRSDRRQAAKSMAVAAQRIAAGTSVVIFPEGTRSEDGRLLPFKKGGFLLALSAQTPIVPVAIDGSRDVMRKGRLTFKPGDIHIRFFPAIVTAGRHTADRDHLMDEVRQPIATALGQPVEDSAA, from the coding sequence ATGTTTCGCACCTTGATCTTCTGGATCGTTTTCATCCCCTGGACCCTTTTCGTCATCGTAACCGGAGTCCCTCTTTCCTTCATCAATCCGGACTGGCTCCACGCCTACGCCAAAATATGGGCCCGCTTCGGTCTCGTTCTCATCGGGGGCCGGCTCATCGTGGAGGGCACCGAAAACCTCGACGCCTCCCGACCCGTCGTTTACATGCCCAACCACCAGAGCAACGTCGATATTCTGGCCCTTTTCGCCGGCATTCCCGGGCAATTCCGCTGGATGGCCAAGGAGGAACTCTTCCGCATCCCTCTTTTTGGCTACGCCATGGCTCGTACCGGCTATATCCCCATCAATCGCTCCGACCGGCGCCAGGCCGCCAAAAGCATGGCCGTGGCGGCGCAGCGCATCGCCGCCGGCACCTCGGTGGTTATCTTCCCCGAGGGGACACGATCGGAAGACGGTCGTCTACTCCCTTTCAAAAAGGGCGGCTTTCTGCTCGCCCTCTCCGCCCAGACGCCTATCGTTCCCGTCGCCATCGACGGTAGCCGCGACGTCATGCGTAAAGGTCGGCTGACATTTAAACCCGGCGATATCCACATCCGCTTCTTTCCCGCAATTGTTACGGCGGGACGGCATACGGCCGACCGGGACCACCTTATGGATGAGGTGCGGCAGCCCATCGCCACCGCCCTGGGACAGCCGGTCGAGGATTCGGCGGCATGA
- a CDS encoding single-stranded DNA-binding protein yields the protein MSVNKVILVGNLGKDPELRYTPSGAAVANFTIATTERYKDRDGQSQEKTEWHNIVAWRQLAEICGKYLHKGKQVYIEGKIQTRSYDDRDGNKRYITEIVADQMQMLGRAGDDNNANQGQQRNAAPRSSRPAPAASSGPPAYEDYADPPFNPDDDIPF from the coding sequence ATGTCCGTGAACAAAGTCATTCTTGTCGGCAACCTGGGCAAAGATCCTGAGTTGCGTTACACCCCCTCCGGGGCGGCCGTGGCCAATTTCACCATCGCCACTACCGAACGCTACAAAGACCGCGACGGTCAGTCGCAGGAAAAGACCGAGTGGCACAACATCGTCGCCTGGCGTCAGCTCGCCGAGATCTGCGGCAAATATCTGCACAAAGGCAAACAGGTCTACATCGAAGGAAAGATTCAGACGCGCTCCTACGACGATCGCGACGGCAACAAGCGTTACATCACCGAGATTGTCGCCGACCAGATGCAGATGCTCGGCCGGGCCGGCGATGACAACAACGCCAATCAGGGACAGCAGCGCAATGCCGCGCCCCGCTCCAGTCGCCCCGCCCCTGCTGCCTCCTCGGGCCCTCCGGCCTACGAGGATTACGCCGATCCCCCCTTCAATCCGGATGACGATATTCCGTTCTAA
- a CDS encoding DUF2294 domain-containing protein: MPQTKGQLEAEISDAIIRFEKEYMGRGPLETKTYIIDDLVIVRLKGVLTRAECQLAESNEASVGRELIKRMRHALLEKGRPMLDAIVKDVVGIPVKSLHTDLSTVTGERLIVFSLEAVPELPSNTRDDKCS; this comes from the coding sequence ATGCCACAGACCAAGGGACAGCTAGAGGCCGAAATTAGTGATGCGATTATTCGTTTCGAGAAAGAATATATGGGGCGAGGCCCGTTGGAAACGAAGACCTACATCATCGACGATCTGGTCATTGTCAGGTTAAAGGGTGTGCTGACAAGGGCGGAGTGTCAGTTGGCCGAATCGAACGAAGCGAGTGTCGGTCGCGAGTTGATCAAGAGAATGCGTCACGCGCTGCTGGAAAAGGGGCGTCCCATGCTTGATGCGATCGTCAAGGATGTTGTCGGTATTCCGGTCAAAAGCCTGCACACCGACCTGAGCACCGTGACAGGAGAACGGCTCATCGTTTTTTCCCTGGAAGCCGTACCTGAGCTCCCCTCCAACACCAGGGATGATAAATGTTCTTGA
- a CDS encoding phosphoribosylaminoimidazolesuccinocarboxamide synthase — MSSLYSSSGKGLNLHRRGKVRDVYAPDDRHLLIVACDRISAFDHVMPDPVPGKGRILTQMSNFWFEKTAHIVPNHLIDGHPDGNYYPELDWYDRELDGRTVLVRKTEPLRIEAIVRGYITGSGWKEYCRTGRVCDIHLPEGLSESEKLPQPIFTPSTKAESGHDENISFSEASAIVGENIAMLVQEISLKLYRFAADYALERGIIIADTKFEFGLTDDGQLLLIDEALTPDSSRFWPAEDYAAGRPQASFDKQYVRDYLESIAWDKEPPAPGLPSDIISKTQEKYMEALRRLTG, encoded by the coding sequence ATGTCCAGTCTCTATTCATCGTCCGGTAAAGGCTTAAACCTGCATCGTCGCGGTAAAGTTCGGGATGTTTACGCTCCCGACGACCGGCACCTGCTGATTGTCGCTTGCGATCGCATCTCCGCCTTCGACCACGTGATGCCCGACCCGGTTCCCGGCAAGGGGCGTATTCTGACCCAAATGTCGAACTTCTGGTTTGAGAAAACGGCCCATATTGTTCCAAATCACCTCATTGATGGTCACCCGGACGGCAATTATTACCCCGAACTGGACTGGTACGACCGGGAACTGGACGGACGCACTGTGCTGGTCAGAAAGACCGAGCCGTTACGCATTGAAGCGATCGTGCGTGGTTACATTACCGGTTCCGGCTGGAAGGAATATTGCCGCACCGGAAGGGTCTGTGACATCCATCTGCCAGAAGGTCTCAGCGAATCGGAAAAGCTTCCCCAGCCGATCTTTACTCCTTCGACCAAAGCTGAGTCAGGCCACGACGAAAACATCTCCTTCTCTGAAGCATCGGCAATCGTTGGAGAAAATATCGCCATGCTCGTTCAGGAGATTAGTCTGAAGCTGTACCGTTTCGCTGCCGACTACGCTCTGGAGCGGGGCATCATTATTGCTGACACCAAGTTCGAGTTCGGACTGACGGATGACGGGCAGTTGCTGCTGATTGATGAAGCTCTCACCCCCGATTCTTCCCGCTTCTGGCCGGCCGAAGATTACGCCGCCGGACGACCACAAGCCAGCTTCGACAAACAGTACGTTCGCGATTATCTGGAGTCGATCGCCTGGGACAAGGAACCGCCTGCACCCGGTTTGCCGTCTGACATTATCAGCAAGACCCAGGAAAAATACATGGAAGCTCTGCGCCGACTGACGGGCTGA
- a CDS encoding L-threonylcarbamoyladenylate synthase encodes MRISVNGKDFRQSAAGTKTGAVADPNGQISAAVSLLRQGRLVSFPTETVYGLGADAANVEAVQRIFALKRRPADHPLIVHLAAPEQLNEWAQEIPAIAWKLAESFWPGPLTLILKKAAWVPLEVTGGQDTIGLRIPAHPLALDLLQAFGGGLAAPSANRFGRISPTRAVHVRDEFGDSLDLVLDGGSCQVGVESTILSLAKKEPALLRPGGISGGQLAKVLGCRPANRTMGASDIRASGLLPSHYAPRTPLAIEPHNRLWPRARQLGEQGLQVALMTLEESPADFCPTHQTRVVKMPGRPQAYAHRLYHTLRSLDDGSNDLLLVESPPQTEAWMAINNRLLRAAAREHETGETTDDTEQYKRSTG; translated from the coding sequence ATGCGAATTTCTGTCAACGGCAAAGACTTTCGGCAATCAGCCGCCGGGACTAAAACAGGTGCCGTAGCCGATCCCAACGGTCAGATCAGTGCTGCCGTCAGCCTGCTTCGCCAGGGGCGGCTGGTTTCCTTTCCGACGGAAACCGTCTACGGCCTCGGGGCCGACGCCGCCAACGTGGAAGCTGTGCAGCGTATCTTTGCACTCAAAAGGCGTCCTGCAGACCACCCGCTGATCGTCCACCTGGCCGCACCCGAACAGCTGAACGAATGGGCACAGGAGATTCCGGCGATCGCATGGAAGCTCGCGGAGAGCTTTTGGCCTGGCCCCCTGACGCTGATCCTGAAAAAGGCAGCGTGGGTGCCTCTAGAGGTCACCGGCGGGCAGGACACAATTGGCCTGCGGATACCGGCTCATCCCCTCGCCCTCGACCTGCTGCAAGCCTTCGGCGGCGGCCTGGCGGCACCGTCCGCCAATCGGTTCGGTCGCATCAGTCCAACCCGGGCCGTCCATGTCCGGGATGAATTCGGTGACAGTCTCGATCTGGTGCTCGATGGTGGCAGCTGCCAGGTCGGTGTCGAGTCGACCATCTTGAGCCTGGCAAAGAAGGAACCGGCCCTGCTGCGTCCCGGGGGCATTTCTGGCGGTCAGCTCGCCAAGGTCCTCGGTTGCCGACCGGCGAACAGAACCATGGGCGCGTCGGACATCCGAGCGTCGGGCCTGTTGCCATCGCACTATGCACCCCGAACGCCTTTGGCGATTGAGCCCCATAATCGCCTTTGGCCACGAGCAAGGCAGCTCGGGGAGCAGGGCTTGCAGGTCGCCCTGATGACCCTGGAAGAATCGCCCGCCGATTTTTGTCCGACACACCAAACACGGGTTGTCAAAATGCCGGGCCGCCCGCAGGCCTATGCCCATAGGCTCTATCACACCCTGCGCAGTTTGGATGACGGCAGCAACGACCTGTTGCTGGTGGAGTCACCTCCGCAAACCGAAGCCTGGATGGCTATCAACAACCGGCTGCTGAGGGCAGCCGCTAGAGAACACGAAACAGGAGAAACAACAGATGACACAGAACAGTACAAACGCAGCACTGGATGA
- the purE gene encoding 5-(carboxyamino)imidazole ribonucleotide mutase, translating to MTQNSTNAALDDKVLVGILTGSPNDLPKVIKVRDTLDELGIRSEIVVASAHRTPDKVFAYLDRAHAEGVQVLIGCAGVAAHLAGVIAGHTRLPVIGLPLGNGPLSGWDSLLSTVQMPPGVPVATVAVDGSRNAAILAARILALKYPAIDAALARLAEQERQRYDQTADEALANLQKTS from the coding sequence ATGACACAGAACAGTACAAACGCAGCACTGGATGACAAAGTCCTGGTCGGTATTCTCACCGGCAGCCCCAACGACTTGCCCAAAGTGATCAAGGTTCGCGACACCTTGGACGAACTGGGCATCCGCAGTGAGATCGTGGTGGCCTCGGCGCACCGGACCCCTGACAAGGTCTTCGCCTATCTCGACCGCGCCCATGCCGAAGGGGTGCAGGTGCTGATCGGGTGTGCGGGCGTTGCTGCCCATCTGGCCGGGGTGATTGCCGGACACACCCGCCTGCCGGTGATCGGGCTGCCCCTTGGCAACGGCCCTCTCTCCGGCTGGGACAGTCTGCTCTCTACCGTGCAGATGCCGCCCGGCGTTCCCGTCGCCACGGTTGCCGTGGACGGCTCGCGTAATGCGGCGATCCTGGCGGCGCGCATCCTGGCGCTCAAATATCCGGCGATCGACGCGGCGCTGGCGCGGCTGGCTGAACAGGAGCGGCAGCGTTATGACCAGACCGCAGACGAAGCCCTGGCCAATCTGCAGAAGACCTCCTGA
- the iorA gene encoding indolepyruvate ferredoxin oxidoreductase subunit alpha has translation MPNFLMSGNEAIARGAYEAGVRVASAYPGTPSTEILENLVAYPGVDASWAPNEKVALEVGIGASFGGARALVAMKHVGVNVAADPLFTLSYIGVRGGLVLACADDPEMHSSQNEQDSRNYAKFAKVPMFEPADSEEARAFTRLAFEVSEQFDTPVMLRSNTRISHGKSVVSPQEPVADLPAPGLRRDPAKMVMLPANARKRHPLVEERIDTLEVWSCEQSFNRVEEGSSDIGIITSGIAYQYVRQLLPDAHILKLGMVYPLPKQLIRDFAARCQTLYVIEELDPFIEEQVKAMGIEVRGKELIPRCGELTPERLESALHGSRPATAYQHTEELPGRPPNMCAGCSHRGVFYTLKRLGAFVTGDIGCYTLGFLPPLSAMDTCVCMGAGISNAAGLIKALPQQERSKVVGVMGDSTFLHTGINSLIDMIYNGGLGTVVLLDNRVTAMTGRQENPGSGYTLAGVESPPIDLQALCRVLGVKHVEVVDPYDLAQTEQVLRQEMAREELSVVIAKRPCMLDRRHGPAPTPALKVVEDHCRSCKACLKLGCPAISWQQDSPSPKAHINGSLCSGCGLCRHLCQFEAIEVNDER, from the coding sequence ATGCCGAATTTTCTGATGTCGGGCAATGAAGCCATTGCCCGGGGAGCCTACGAAGCAGGGGTCAGGGTCGCCTCTGCCTACCCGGGGACCCCCAGCACTGAGATCTTGGAAAACCTTGTCGCCTATCCCGGTGTTGACGCCTCCTGGGCTCCCAACGAAAAGGTCGCCCTGGAAGTCGGGATTGGCGCATCCTTCGGCGGCGCGCGTGCCCTGGTGGCCATGAAGCACGTCGGCGTGAACGTGGCCGCCGACCCCTTGTTCACGCTCTCCTATATCGGGGTGCGCGGCGGGCTGGTGCTGGCCTGTGCGGACGATCCCGAGATGCATTCCTCGCAGAACGAACAGGATAGCCGCAACTATGCCAAGTTCGCCAAGGTGCCGATGTTTGAGCCGGCCGACAGTGAAGAAGCCCGAGCCTTTACCCGTCTGGCCTTCGAGGTCAGCGAGCAGTTCGACACCCCGGTGATGCTGCGCTCCAATACGCGGATTTCGCACGGCAAGTCGGTCGTTAGCCCACAGGAGCCGGTGGCGGATCTGCCAGCCCCCGGTCTTCGGCGGGATCCAGCCAAGATGGTGATGCTGCCGGCCAATGCCCGCAAGCGCCATCCTCTGGTGGAAGAGCGCATAGATACTCTGGAGGTCTGGTCCTGCGAACAGTCGTTCAACCGCGTCGAGGAGGGCAGCAGCGATATCGGCATTATCACCTCGGGGATCGCTTACCAGTACGTGCGGCAACTGCTCCCCGATGCCCATATCCTTAAACTGGGCATGGTCTATCCGTTGCCGAAGCAACTGATCCGCGACTTCGCGGCACGTTGCCAAACACTCTACGTCATTGAAGAACTCGATCCCTTCATCGAGGAACAGGTCAAGGCGATGGGCATCGAGGTGCGCGGCAAAGAGCTGATCCCCCGCTGCGGTGAGCTGACTCCGGAACGTCTTGAGAGCGCCCTGCACGGCAGCCGGCCTGCCACAGCCTACCAGCATACGGAGGAATTGCCCGGCAGACCGCCGAACATGTGCGCCGGCTGCTCGCATCGGGGCGTTTTCTACACCCTGAAGCGTTTGGGCGCGTTCGTCACCGGCGATATTGGCTGTTACACCCTGGGCTTTCTGCCGCCGCTCTCGGCGATGGATACCTGCGTCTGTATGGGGGCGGGGATCAGCAACGCCGCCGGTCTCATCAAAGCACTGCCGCAACAGGAACGATCCAAGGTGGTCGGCGTGATGGGTGACTCGACTTTCCTGCACACGGGCATCAACAGTCTGATTGATATGATCTACAACGGCGGCCTTGGCACCGTGGTGTTGCTCGACAACCGGGTTACCGCCATGACCGGTCGCCAGGAGAACCCGGGCTCGGGCTACACCTTGGCCGGCGTGGAGAGCCCGCCGATCGACCTGCAGGCGCTATGCCGGGTGCTCGGCGTCAAGCATGTCGAGGTGGTTGACCCCTATGATCTGGCGCAGACGGAACAGGTGCTGCGGCAGGAAATGGCCCGGGAAGAGCTGTCTGTCGTCATTGCCAAACGTCCCTGCATGCTTGATCGGCGACATGGTCCGGCGCCGACACCTGCCTTGAAGGTGGTAGAAGACCATTGCCGTAGTTGCAAGGCCTGCCTGAAGCTCGGTTGCCCCGCCATTTCCTGGCAACAGGACAGCCCGAGTCCAAAAGCCCATATCAACGGTTCGCTGTGCAGCGGTTGCGGGCTCTGTCGTCACCTGTGCCAATTCGAAGCGATCGAGGTTAACGATGAAAGATGA
- a CDS encoding indolepyruvate oxidoreductase subunit beta, translated as MKDDVRNILLAGVGGQGTLLASELLSEALLLAGYDVKKSEIHGMSQRGGSVTSHVRYGSKVLSPLIHEGQADILFGFELLETYRYLPMLGEDGTIFVNRQRILPAPVAVGTASYPPDLEDKLLRVYPNTHLVDGLALAHQAGHPRTVNTVLLGALSTALEMPPALWHDVIAQKVPPQFQQENLLAFQLGRDGQRSKSPTL; from the coding sequence ATGAAAGATGACGTACGGAATATTCTGCTCGCCGGTGTTGGCGGTCAGGGCACCCTGCTGGCCAGTGAACTGCTTTCCGAAGCCTTGCTGCTGGCCGGCTACGATGTCAAAAAGAGCGAAATCCACGGCATGTCGCAACGCGGCGGCAGTGTGACCTCGCATGTCCGGTATGGGAGCAAAGTTCTGTCGCCGCTGATCCATGAGGGGCAGGCGGATATCCTGTTCGGCTTCGAGTTGCTGGAGACATACCGCTATCTGCCGATGCTGGGCGAAGACGGCACCATTTTCGTTAACAGGCAGCGTATTCTGCCGGCACCGGTAGCGGTCGGTACTGCCAGCTATCCCCCAGATCTTGAGGACAAGCTGCTCAGGGTCTATCCCAACACCCATTTGGTCGACGGCTTGGCCTTAGCGCATCAGGCCGGCCATCCCCGGACCGTCAATACGGTGCTGCTCGGCGCTCTGTCGACAGCGCTGGAAATGCCACCCGCCCTCTGGCACGACGTCATCGCCCAAAAGGTTCCGCCGCAGTTTCAGCAGGAGAACCTGCTCGCTTTCCAGCTTGGTCGTGACGGGCAAAGGTCAAAGTCACCAACCTTATAA
- a CDS encoding carbonic anhydrase: MQEIEGFIAGFKRFQENWLGSDKTLFDSLRQGQNPKAILIGCSDSRVDPAILADCAPGDLFVVRNVANLVPPCEPDAGHHGVSAALEYAVCHLQVEHIIVMGHSQCGGIRGLMDGVCECGEHSFIANWVGIAQKAKERVLQEFADKPVEMQVHACERAAILLSLENLMTFPWIRERVEDGRLALHGWYFDLQAGTLSGVCPVNGTFETLA; this comes from the coding sequence ATGCAAGAAATTGAAGGCTTTATTGCCGGATTCAAACGTTTTCAGGAAAACTGGCTCGGTTCGGACAAGACGTTGTTTGACAGCCTGCGCCAGGGACAAAACCCCAAGGCGATACTGATCGGTTGCAGCGATTCGCGCGTTGACCCGGCTATCCTCGCCGATTGCGCGCCCGGCGACCTGTTTGTCGTGCGCAACGTCGCCAACCTGGTGCCGCCCTGCGAACCGGATGCTGGTCACCACGGCGTCAGCGCTGCTCTCGAATATGCGGTTTGCCACCTTCAGGTTGAACATATCATCGTCATGGGTCACTCCCAGTGCGGCGGAATCAGGGGGCTTATGGACGGTGTCTGTGAATGCGGAGAACATTCATTTATTGCCAACTGGGTTGGCATCGCCCAAAAGGCCAAGGAGAGGGTGCTGCAGGAGTTTGCTGACAAACCTGTCGAAATGCAGGTTCATGCCTGTGAGAGGGCGGCGATTCTGCTCTCTCTTGAAAATCTGATGACCTTCCCCTGGATCAGGGAGCGTGTCGAAGATGGCCGGCTGGCTCTTCACGGGTGGTATTTCGATCTTCAGGCCGGCACGCTTTCCGGGGTTTGTCCGGTTAACGGGACATTCGAAACCTTGGCCTGA